In the genome of Streptomyces fagopyri, the window TGGGGGTGGTGCGGCGAGGGCATGAGGTTGCGGGGGGTCGGCGCACCGAATGGGTGGTGCGTGGTGGAAACTGTCTGGTGGATACGGACGTTGTGAGGATGTCCGGGTCGACCGGTGTGTGCAATCAGGGTTCGTCCTGCCCCACGGGCGGGTCTGTTTCGGTCAAGGGGAATCGCCCGTGAAGTTGTTTGCGAAGTTGTTCGGCAAGAGCGCGCGAGAGGGCGGCGACAACGCCCGGCACCGCGCCCCGCGCCATGGAGACGCAGAGGGCCAGGGTGGCGAGCGTCCGCTGTTCCGCGACCAGGTCGCTGGTCAGGGCGCGCCGTCTGTTGACCCTGCCCAGTCCGGCCGCATAGGTTTCGGGGAACCGTCAGCCTCAAGTACGGGTGGAGGGTTCGCCGCCGACCCGTACGCGTCTCATGTCCCTGGGGGGCAGCCGCGGCAGGAGGATCCCATGTCGGCCCTGGTGTGTACGAGGTGCGGTAACCGCAACGCGGAAAACAGCCGCTTCTGTTCGAACTGCGGTGCGCCGCTGCGGCCCGGGGCGATCCCGGAGCGCGCGTCCGAGACGACGTCGACGATCTCCATCTCGGGCCTTGAGGCCTACGATGCCGAGGTCACCGGCCAGACGCAGATGCCCACGCTCTCCCCGGAGGCGCAGGCCGCCGTCGACGCGCTGCCGCTCGGCTCGGCGCTCCTGGTGGTCCGCCGTGGTCCGAACTCGGGCAGCCGCTTCCTCCTGGACGGTGAGCTGACCACCGCCGGGCGTCATCCGCAGAGCGACATCTTCCTCGACGACGTGACCGTGTCGCGCCGGCACGTGGAGTTCCGCCGCGCGGCGGACGGTTCGTTCACGGTCGCCGACGTGGGCAGCCTGAACGGCACGTACGTCAACCGGGAGCGGATCGACTCGGTTCCGCTGTCGAACGGCGACGAGGTGCAGATCGGTAAGTACCGGCTGGTCTTCTACGCGAGCCAGCGAGGTATCTGACCCTTCCCCAGACTCCGTCCGGGGGGA includes:
- a CDS encoding FHA domain-containing protein, producing the protein MGGAWWKLSGGYGRCEDVRVDRCVQSGFVLPHGRVCFGQGESPVKLFAKLFGKSAREGGDNARHRAPRHGDAEGQGGERPLFRDQVAGQGAPSVDPAQSGRIGFGEPSASSTGGGFAADPYASHVPGGQPRQEDPMSALVCTRCGNRNAENSRFCSNCGAPLRPGAIPERASETTSTISISGLEAYDAEVTGQTQMPTLSPEAQAAVDALPLGSALLVVRRGPNSGSRFLLDGELTTAGRHPQSDIFLDDVTVSRRHVEFRRAADGSFTVADVGSLNGTYVNRERIDSVPLSNGDEVQIGKYRLVFYASQRGI